One genomic region from Fictibacillus marinisediminis encodes:
- a CDS encoding spore morphogenesis/germination protein YwcE encodes MDVYVVYLFVATATPLFLWHDHRKLALWQIPFIAIMWLYVALFLAGDLNPLAHLLFNIVFVANVVFAHVAAFKIYAIPFIRRERERRKIYRESK; translated from the coding sequence ATGGATGTGTATGTTGTATATCTATTCGTGGCCACGGCTACTCCGCTATTCCTATGGCACGATCATAGAAAGCTTGCTTTATGGCAGATTCCGTTTATCGCGATCATGTGGCTCTATGTCGCGCTTTTCTTGGCAGGAGATTTGAATCCGCTGGCTCATCTGCTGTTCAATATCGTGTTTGTAGCCAACGTGGTATTTGCTCATGTTGCAGCTTTTAAAATCTATGCGATTCCGTTTATCCGTCGTGAAAGAGAACGACGTAAAATTTACCGTGAATCTAAATAA